A genomic window from Salvia miltiorrhiza cultivar Shanhuang (shh) chromosome 5, IMPLAD_Smil_shh, whole genome shotgun sequence includes:
- the LOC130985109 gene encoding uncharacterized protein LOC130985109: MGSESKERRSAEEGVILGVDGGTTSTVCVCLPLLPFSDHRQLPDPIPVLGRAAAGCSNHNSVGETAARETLEQVINEALSRAGKNLSAVLAICLGVSGVNHPSDQERVLNWIRNIFPCNVKIYVQNDAVVALASGTMGRLHGCVLIAGTGCIAYGFTEDGKEARSAGAGPVLGDWGSGYGIASRALTAVMKAHDGRGPATMLTNSILQSLGLSSPDEIIGWTYADSSWARIAALVPLVVSCAEAGDQIADEILSNAVQELALSVKAVVQRLHLAGEDGNGTFPVVMVGGVLEANKKWDVGNEVTNSILKAYPGAFPIRPKVEPAIGAALFAWSTMMSEAEGNGHR, translated from the exons ATGGGGTCTGAATCGAAGGAGCGCCGTAGCGCCGAAGAAGGGGTGATTTTGGGGGTGGACGGCGGCACCACTTCCACCGTGTGCGTTTGTTTGCCGCTTCTCCCCTTCTCCGACCACCGCCAATTGCCCGATCCTATCCCCGTTCTCGGCCGCGCCGCCGCCGGTTGCTCCAACCACAACAGCGTTGGAG AAACTGCAGCCAGAGAAACACTCGAACAAGTTATAAATGAAGCTCTTTCTAGAGCTGGCAAGAATCTTTCAGCAGTTCTTGCTATTTGCTTAGGGGTTTCTGGTGTCAATCATCCGTCAGATCAGGAAAGGGTCTTGAATTGGATTAG GAATATATTTCCATGCAATGTAAAGATATATGTGCAGAATGATGCTGTAGTAGCTCTTGCAAGTGGGACAATGGGGAGACTTCATGGGTGTGTGCTGATTGCGGGCACTGGATGTATTGCATATGGGTTTACCGAAGATGGAAAAGAAGCTCGCTCTGCTGGCGCAGGACCTGTATTAGGTGACTGGGGCAG TGGTTACGGGATTGCTTCTCGGGCACTGACAGCAGTGATGAAGGCTCATGATGGGCGTGGTCCAGCAACAATGCTTACAAACTCTATTCTGCAGTCGCTTGGTCTTTCCTCTCCAGATGAAATCATAGG GTGGACCTATGCAGATTCTTCTTGGGCCAGAATTGCAGCGCTAGTTCCTCTTGTGGTATCTTGTGCCGAAGCTGGTGATCAGATTGCAGATGAGATCCTGAGCAACGCAGTCCAAGAACTGGCTCTGAGTGTGAAAGCTGTTGTCCAACGACTACATTTGGCTGGGGAAG ATGGAAATGGTACTTTCCCTGTCGTCATGGTTGGTGGGGTCCTCGAAGCCAACAAGAAGTGGGATGTAGGAAATGAAGTTACTAACTCGATTTTGAAGGCCTACCCAGGGGCTTTCCCTATAAGACCAAAG GTCGAACCTGCCATTGGAGCTGCGTTGTTCGCCTGGAGCACCATGATGAGCGAAGCGGAAGGAAATGGCCACAGATGA
- the LOC131024786 gene encoding caffeoylshikimate esterase-like has product MAHPIHEANEESPYGNLTKEEFYKKHDILHQESFMINSQNMRIFTQSWRPADPGRRVRALVGMIHGYTSESGWLFELNAVAAAKAGFLVVALDLQGHGLSDGPPDHIADVQPLLRDCLLFFDAARARHPRLPHFLYGESLGGALAALVCLRQKAAWRGLILSGAMCEVSRKFKPVWPLEKLLPAAAFVAPEWRIAITPPPGRLSYREGWKGRLAGRSPNRRTCGRPTAATALQLLNVCEYVKRNCGELEVAMLILHGGDDVICDPVGAEHLHRTAASKDKTLKIYDGVWHQLIGEPNDVVEENFNTVLTWIQVRADLANPN; this is encoded by the coding sequence atggctcATCCAATTCACGAAGCCAATGAGGAGAGCCCCTATGGAAACTTAACAAAGGAGGAGTTCTACAAAAAACACGACATTCTCCACCAAGAGAGCTTCATGATCAACTCCCAAAACATGCGAATCTTCACCCAGTCGTGGCGGCCGGCGGATCCCGGCCGCCGCGTCAGGGCCCTCGTCGGCATGATCCACGGCTACACCTCGGAGAGCGGCTGGCTCTTCGAGCTGAACGCCGTGGCCGCCGCCAAGGCCGGCTTCCTGGTCGTGGCCCTCGACCTGCAGGGCCACGGCCTCTCCGACGGCCCGCCCGACCACATCGCCGACGTCCAGCCCCTCCTGCGCGACTGCCTCCTCTTCTTCGACGCCGCCCGCGCCCGCCACCCGCGCCTCCCGCACTTCCTCTACGGCGAGTCCCTGGGCGGCGCCCTCGCCGCCCTCGTCTGCCTGCGCCAGAAGGCGGCGTGGCGCGGGCTGATCCTCAGCGGCGCCATGTGCGAGGTGTCGCGGAAGTTCAAGCCGGTGTGGCCGCTGGAGAAGCTGCTGCCGGCGGCGGCCTTCGTGGCGCCGGAGTGGAGGATCGCGATCACGCCGCCGCCGGGGCGGCTGTCGTACAGGGAGGGGTGGAAGGGGAGGCTGGCGGGGAGGAGCCCCAACCGGCGGACGTGCGGCCGGCCCACGGCGGCGACGGCGCTGCAGCTGCTGAATGTGTGCGAGTATGTGAAGAGGAACTGCGGCGAGCTGGAGGTGGCGATGCTGATCCTGCATGGCGGCGACGACGTGATCTGCGATCCCGTGGGGGCGGAGCACCTGCACCGGACCGCCGCCAGCAAGGACAAGACGTTGAAGATATACGACGGCGTGTGGCACCAGCTCATTGGCGAGCCGAATGACGTGGTGGAGGAGAATTTCAACACCGTGCTGACGTGGATACAAGTGAGAGCTGATTTGGCAAACCCCAATTGA
- the LOC130985110 gene encoding uncharacterized protein LOC130985110: MNGILLRFVAVAALSALLAGSAARELRPSDHGLGFQETSSPPPRNGEEQEMRSFFGASTVQLPEAKNISDTWLGAHTSGIGGGGAARETGRDHVRLGLLVATAVCGLTGVVLLAISGVIFLFRLRISSTSPPTPIHAESKISG; encoded by the coding sequence ATGAACGGCATCCTGCTCCGATTCGTCGCCGTCGCGGCTCTATCCGCTCTCCTCGCCGGCTCCGCCGCTCGGGAGCTGCGGCCGTCGGACCACGGCCTAGGGTTTCAGGAAAcctcgtcgccgccgccgcgaaACGGCGAGGAGCAGGAAATGCGGTCGTTCTTCGGCGCGTCGACCGTGCAGCTGCCGGAGGCGAAGAACATCAGCGACACGTGGCTGGGAGCTCACACGAGTGGGATCGGGGGTGGCGGAGCAGCACGTGAGACCGGGAGAGATCACGTGCGGCTGGGTTTACTGGTCGCCACCGCGGTGTGTGGGCTGACCGGCGTCGTTTTGCTCGCTATCTCCGGCGTCATCTTCCTCTTTCGGCTCCGGATTTCTTCCACGTCGCCGCCAACTCCGATTCATGCAGAGAGTAAAATTAGTGGTTAG
- the LOC130985111 gene encoding ADP-ribosylation factor GTPase-activating protein AGD12, with protein MNHHPSAIGRQTSGNRALKDLLARPDNRVCADCGAPDPKWASSNIGVFICLKCSGVHRGLGTHISKVLSVTLDEWSDDQVDSMVEVGGNASANSIYEAYIPEGVSKPRPDAGPEERSRFIRSKYELQEFLKPSLRILSTTSKPSFRASMSAKISDSFRSSASSQQSEGMVEFIGMLKVKVLKGTNLAVRDMLSSDPYVVLKLGKQRVQTAVVKSNLNPVWNEELMLSVPQEYGPIKLEVYDYDTFSADDIMGEVEIDIQSMITSATAFGDVGMFENMQIGRWLKSNDNALLEDSTVNIVDGKVKQSVSLKLQNVESGEIHLELEWIPLDQ; from the exons ATGAACCACCATCCATCTGCTATTGGGAGACAAACTTCAG GTAATAGAGCATTGAAAGACCTCTTGGCTCGACCTGATAATCGTGTATGTGCAGATTGTGGTGCTCCGGATCCAAAATGGGC GTCGTCAAATATAGGAGTTTTTATATGCTTAAAGTGCTCTGGTGTCCATAGAGGCCTCGGCACACATATTTCAAAG GTTCTGTCTGTGACGTTAGATGAATGGTCTGACGATCAAGTGGATTCCATGGTCGAGGTTGGTGGAAATGCATCTGCAAATTCCATTTACGAGGCTTATATTCCTGAAGGGGTGTCAAAGCCTAGGCCCGATGCTGGCCCTGAAGAACGCTCTCGATTTATCAG GTCGAAATACGAGCTTCAGGAATTCTTGAAACCTAGCCTGCGTATTCTGTCGACTACTTCAAAGCCCTCTTTTCGAGCAAGTATGTCCGCCAAGATTTCAGATAGCTTTCGAAGTTCAGCTTCATCACAGCAGTCA GAAGGCATGGTGGAGTTTATTGGAATGCTGAAGGTTAAAGTACTAAAAGGCACGAATCTAGCTGTCCGAGACATGCTATCTAGTGATCCATACGTCGTTTTGAAACTTGGAAAGCAG AGAGTTCAAACAGCTGTGGTGAAGAGCAACTTGAATCCCGTGTGGAACGAGGAGCTCATGCTCTCCGTTCCACAAGAATACGGCCCCATCAAGCTG GAGGTTTATGACTACGACACGTTCTCCGCGGATGATATAATGGGGGAGGTCGAGATAGACATTCAGTCGATGATAACCTCTGCTACCGCGTTCGGGGACGTTGGGATGTTCGAGAACATGCAGATCGGGCGATGGCTGAAGTCGAACGACAACGCGCTGTTGGAAGACAGCACGGTGAATATTGTTGATGGGAAGGTGAAGCAGTCAGTATCTCTCAAGCTCCAGAATGTAGAATCTGGAGAGATACATCTTGAGCTCGAGTGGATTCCTCTTGATCAATGA